GAGCGCGCCGACGTGCACGCGGCCCTGGCGGATCCGGACCTCTACCGGGAGGATCCGGAGGGCGTCCGCGCGCTCACCGAGCGCCTGCCGGTCCTGGATGCCGAGATCGAGACGGCGTACGCCCGCTGGTCGGAGCTGGACGCGATCGCGACCGTCTGACCCGTTCGGGGGCCCGCAGGCCCGTCAGCGGCGCGCCGATCCCCCGCCGAACGGCATGGGGGTGGGACCTGCGGTCCACGGCTCCTGGCGGACCGCGCTCACCGTCCACGTCACCGAACGCGAGGCCCGCTGACCGCGCCGCTCGACCGGGGTGATCTCGTAGCGCTGGATCCCCGCGCCGTTCCCGAAACGGGCGATCGAGCGCAGGATGCTGTCCGTTTCGGCGTCGCTGCCCGTCTGGGAGCGGATGATCGCCCGCCAGGCCGGGTCTTCGCCGTCGGCGTGCGGGGCCCGGGCGAGCGAGAAGGACTGGGCCATCGGATCACCTCCAGTGCGAGCGCCGACGATGGGGTCGGTGGCGAAAGCTAGCTGCACGGACGCCACACTCCTATACGGACCCCCCGGACCCGCACCTGCACGCGGCTCGGCCGTGCAACCTTCTGGGCCCTCCTCTCGTCGTATCCCGGACCGGCCCCTACCTAGGATTCTATAGGCACGATGGGACGCCTCTTCAGCCTCACGTACCCGACCGCCGCGGTGCTGCTCGCGCTGCGGGCCGGGCATCGGTACGGCTTCGACCTGATGGATGCCACCGGGCTGCCCGATGGGACGGTCTATCCGATCCTGCGACGCCTGGAGCGCCGGGGCGTGCTGGAGGGGGCCTGGGAGAGCGAGGAACGGGCCCGCGCGGAGCAGCGGCCCGCGCGCCGCTACTACCGGCTCACCCGCGTGGGTGAGGAGGCCATGGCCGAGGTCGTCGAACGCTTCCCGGCTCTGGTACGGACGTTCGCGACCGGCCCGGAGATCGCGTGAGTGACGCACCCGGCATGCGCCTTCTGCGACTCGCGGCCCGCCTCGTCCCGGCGGTCCGCCGCGATGCCTGGTTGCGCGAGTGGGAGGCAGAGGCCGTCTGGTCGTGGGGTCGGATCCGCCGCGAAGGACGAGTCGGCACCCTTGAACGCCTGCGGTTCCGTGCCCGCATGG
This Gemmatimonadota bacterium DNA region includes the following protein-coding sequences:
- a CDS encoding helix-turn-helix transcriptional regulator — its product is MGRLFSLTYPTAAVLLALRAGHRYGFDLMDATGLPDGTVYPILRRLERRGVLEGAWESEERARAEQRPARRYYRLTRVGEEAMAEVVERFPALVRTFATGPEIA